Proteins from one Nicotiana tabacum cultivar K326 chromosome 23, ASM71507v2, whole genome shotgun sequence genomic window:
- the LOC107808084 gene encoding glucan endo-1,3-beta-glucosidase 12-like: protein MAQLNVFLCFLVLLSFTSFCQGAKWWCVADEWATDVTLSAFLDRACNRGYCIDIKPGKPCFLPPTIRSHASYVLNLMYTRTSKCPPHLGIRVQNDPSYGRCKYR from the exons ATGGCACAGCTAAATGTATTCTTGTGCTTCCTAGTGTTGTTATCTTTCACAAGTTTTTGTCAG GGAGCTAAGTGGTGGTGTGTGGCAGATGAATGGGCTACTGATGTAACGTTATCAGCCTTTTTGGACAGAGCATGTAACAGAGGCTATTGTATTGACATAAAACCTGGAAAACCTTGTTTCTTGCCTCCTACCATTCGTAGCCATGCTTCCTATGTTCTAAACCTTATGTATACCAGAACTTCTAAATGTCCTCCTCATTTGGGCATTCGTGTACAAAACGATCCCT CTTATGGAAGATGCAAGTATCGATAA